The Mesorhizobium sp. NBSH29 genome has a segment encoding these proteins:
- a CDS encoding putative bifunctional diguanylate cyclase/phosphodiesterase translates to MGVISCIVTEHNLWLVILAAITCVSGCWVALGLLKRANDRTGLQQSGWLFLSSVAAGSCVWCTHFIAMLAYNPGAPITFDPVLTLLSLMIVIAGSAYSFTIALKRFRGAPEWGGVGLGLSILAMHYTGMFAYRIDGIVEWNFGYIAASAIISAAFGALTLGQAVRRPYEGSHYLALAFMVLGVVGLHFTGMTALSVTPLNTGAVPTDPNVLNAMAIAVAGVGLIIAATGVASYLIDGRSSYESFLRLQHLAHNDALTGLPNRVSFAEELDREIARAADGNAKVAVIGIDLDRFKVINDLRGHNAGDQALKTIALRLSKETRLGEMVARVGGDEFAAVKRFTDQNDLLDFVSRLEAALFQPIRIDDFETVTGASIGVAVYPQDGDSKERLVSNADLAMYRAKADVTRAVCFYESRMDEASRSRRALAQDLRSAIELDQLEPYYQVQTDVQTGDIRGFEVLLRWNHPQFGQVPPAEFIPIAEENGQILSIGEWVLRTACRHAAAWALPYKIAVNLSPVQFAHSDLAKLVHEILLETGLAPSRLELEITESTIIADKMRTLHILRQIKALGVTIALDDFGTGYSSLDTLRSFPFDKVKLDRSFMNEVERSPQAKAIVRAVLTLGRSLEIPVLAEGVETDDQLTILRDELCDEAQGFLLGRPKPLDQLFAPTVLKGASQTVPLFSGRMQPAPLKRRLAG, encoded by the coding sequence ATGGGTGTCATTTCCTGCATCGTCACAGAGCACAATCTGTGGCTTGTGATCCTGGCAGCGATTACCTGCGTGAGCGGGTGTTGGGTTGCCCTCGGTCTCTTAAAGCGCGCCAATGACCGCACGGGACTGCAACAGAGCGGCTGGCTCTTTCTCTCTTCGGTGGCTGCAGGTTCCTGCGTCTGGTGTACCCATTTCATTGCCATGCTCGCCTACAATCCGGGCGCTCCCATCACCTTCGACCCGGTGCTGACGCTTCTGTCGCTGATGATCGTCATCGCCGGCAGCGCCTATAGCTTCACCATCGCACTGAAGCGGTTTCGCGGCGCGCCTGAATGGGGTGGTGTCGGCCTTGGTCTTTCCATTTTAGCCATGCACTACACCGGCATGTTCGCATACCGCATCGACGGGATCGTCGAGTGGAATTTCGGCTACATCGCAGCCTCAGCCATTATCTCGGCTGCTTTCGGCGCCCTGACACTCGGTCAGGCTGTGCGCCGGCCCTATGAGGGTTCGCACTATCTGGCACTCGCCTTCATGGTGCTGGGCGTCGTTGGTCTCCACTTCACCGGAATGACCGCCCTTTCGGTAACCCCGCTCAACACCGGTGCGGTGCCGACAGACCCCAACGTGCTCAACGCCATGGCTATCGCGGTTGCCGGTGTCGGCCTCATTATCGCGGCAACGGGCGTCGCGAGCTACCTGATAGACGGCCGCTCCAGCTATGAATCTTTCCTGCGTCTTCAGCACCTTGCGCACAATGATGCACTCACGGGCTTGCCCAACAGGGTCAGCTTTGCCGAAGAACTCGACCGTGAAATCGCCCGCGCCGCCGATGGCAACGCAAAGGTCGCGGTGATAGGCATCGACCTGGATCGCTTCAAGGTCATCAACGATCTGCGTGGCCACAATGCTGGTGATCAGGCATTGAAGACCATTGCACTCAGGCTTTCAAAGGAAACGCGCTTGGGAGAGATGGTCGCCCGCGTTGGCGGCGACGAGTTTGCCGCGGTGAAGCGCTTCACGGACCAGAACGACCTCCTCGATTTTGTCTCACGCCTTGAAGCAGCCCTGTTCCAGCCGATCCGCATTGATGACTTTGAAACCGTTACCGGCGCTAGCATTGGCGTCGCCGTTTACCCGCAGGACGGCGACAGCAAGGAACGGCTGGTGAGCAATGCCGACCTGGCCATGTACCGTGCAAAAGCCGATGTCACGCGCGCCGTCTGCTTCTATGAATCTCGCATGGACGAGGCTTCGCGCTCGCGCCGAGCGCTGGCGCAGGACCTGCGTTCCGCCATCGAGCTGGATCAGCTTGAGCCGTACTATCAGGTTCAGACCGATGTTCAGACCGGCGACATACGTGGCTTCGAAGTGCTGTTGCGTTGGAACCATCCTCAGTTCGGACAGGTTCCGCCGGCCGAATTCATTCCGATAGCTGAGGAAAATGGCCAGATACTCTCAATCGGCGAATGGGTCCTCAGGACTGCATGCAGGCATGCGGCAGCCTGGGCCTTGCCCTACAAGATAGCCGTCAATCTCTCGCCGGTGCAGTTTGCCCATTCCGATCTGGCCAAGCTGGTACACGAGATCCTGCTTGAAACCGGTCTGGCGCCAAGCAGGCTGGAACTGGAGATCACCGAATCCACGATTATCGCGGACAAGATGCGCACGCTCCACATCCTGCGCCAGATCAAGGCTCTCGGTGTCACCATCGCCCTTGATGATTTTGGTACCGGCTATTCATCGCTCGACACCTTGCGCTCGTTCCCCTTCGACAAGGTCAAACTAGACCGCTCGTTTATGAACGAAGTGGAGCGCAGCCCGCAGGCAAAGGCCATCGTGCGCGCGGTTCTCACACTGGGCCGTAGTCTGGAAATCCCAGTACTCGCCGAAGGCGTCGAGACTGACGATCAGCTGACGATCCTGCGCGACGAACTCTGCGATGAAGCACAGGGTTTTCTACTTGGACGCCCCAAACCGCTAGACCAGCTGTTCGCGCCCACCGTTCTAAAGGGCGCGTCTCAGACCGTCCCGCTGTTCTCCGGACGTATGCAGCCGGCGCCGCTCAAGCGCCGTTTGGCCGGGTAA
- a CDS encoding D-Ala-D-Ala carboxypeptidase family metallohydrolase, with product MKAVRPRYASGQGHAILGALAAMLLASCSTSDPSMEMTSPAFNMAGAAVAPNYSTAENPAGSQAASADGALPTQVAYLPTTNPSATSFAIAQEAPVAATAADMPATEVAAAPQMPAPAEQEAANPVPEAATAVATLPAQATEVGPVVAVVPTPALRSTEIDVAGVDVADVEEPQIVATAPAIAPTAPVNAKKKTFLSSLFGKANAAPARPEQPQAFKQILTNPTTAPAVAPKARPAEPLVQLASLSSADTKPLVNRTASADALPGVRQNALFEIKRKSGLDDDSDVDVHEDEVGGPVRLASAAGLARLAPNGLRTQTGEVDVACLKPSLVRELKVIEQHYGRKVMVTSGYRNPSHNRRARGAKNSLHMYCAAADIQIDGISKWELATYIRSMPGRGGVGTYCHTDSVHIDVGPERDWNWRCRRRQ from the coding sequence TTGAAAGCAGTGCGACCGCGCTATGCAAGCGGGCAAGGCCACGCCATATTGGGTGCGCTGGCTGCCATGCTTTTGGCGTCGTGCTCGACCTCCGATCCTTCAATGGAAATGACCTCGCCTGCGTTTAACATGGCGGGCGCAGCGGTTGCCCCAAACTATTCCACTGCCGAAAATCCAGCCGGATCCCAAGCGGCAAGCGCTGATGGTGCCTTGCCGACGCAAGTTGCCTACCTGCCGACAACAAACCCCTCCGCTACGAGCTTTGCAATCGCGCAGGAAGCCCCGGTTGCAGCGACTGCCGCAGATATGCCTGCAACAGAAGTGGCCGCTGCGCCGCAAATGCCGGCGCCAGCCGAACAGGAAGCAGCGAACCCTGTCCCGGAGGCTGCGACAGCGGTTGCCACCCTGCCCGCGCAGGCAACGGAGGTTGGCCCGGTCGTTGCAGTTGTTCCCACGCCTGCGCTGCGCAGTACTGAAATCGACGTTGCTGGTGTCGACGTTGCTGATGTCGAGGAGCCGCAGATTGTGGCGACCGCTCCGGCAATTGCACCTACCGCCCCGGTCAATGCCAAGAAGAAAACATTCCTCTCTTCCCTTTTTGGAAAGGCGAATGCTGCGCCCGCGAGGCCCGAACAGCCCCAGGCCTTCAAGCAGATCCTGACAAATCCGACGACTGCCCCGGCAGTAGCTCCCAAGGCGAGACCTGCCGAACCACTGGTGCAACTGGCATCGCTGTCGTCTGCGGACACCAAACCGCTGGTAAACCGCACAGCCAGCGCCGACGCCCTGCCCGGCGTTCGCCAGAACGCTCTGTTTGAGATCAAGCGCAAATCCGGCCTTGACGATGACAGCGACGTGGATGTCCACGAAGACGAAGTTGGCGGGCCGGTTCGGCTGGCTTCGGCTGCGGGCCTGGCGCGCCTTGCGCCAAATGGCCTGCGCACGCAGACCGGCGAGGTTGATGTCGCCTGCCTGAAGCCGTCCTTGGTGCGCGAACTCAAAGTCATCGAGCAGCACTATGGTCGCAAGGTCATGGTGACGTCCGGCTACCGCAATCCGTCGCACAATCGGCGTGCCCGCGGTGCCAAGAATTCTCTCCACATGTATTGCGCTGCCGCCGATATCCAGATCGATGGCATCAGCAAGTGGGAGTTGGCGACCTATATCCGTTCCATGCCCGGTCGTGGTGGCGTTGGCACTTATTGCCACACGGATTCGGTACATATCGACGTGGGACCGGAACGCGACTGGAACTGGCGCTGCCGTCGTCGCCAATAG
- a CDS encoding PHA/PHB synthase family protein yields MSAASKTPREDAKTGEQTDGDISGSSVEQYLIRDPEQFALNLARMVEEAGKAASAWVQPREKGEINDSANDQLTDMVKTFSKLTEYWLGDPNRALEAQTRLFSGYIGVWQNALLRAGGDTRSDGSVEPERGDRRFQDPEWGRNAFFDFLKQAYLVTSRWAADLVENADGLDAHTKHKAGFYMKQVSNAISPSNFILTNPELFRETIASNGENLIRGMKMLGEDIAAGKGELKVRQGDYSRFSVGKNIAVTPGKVVARSDLAEIIQYTPTTETVFKRPLLICPPWINKFYILDLNPQKSFIRWAVEQGHTVFVISWVNPDERHGAKDWEAYTRDGLQFALDSIETATGESEVNAIGYCVGGTLLTAALALMAQEGDDRISTATFFTTQIDFTHAGDLKVFVDEEQVAAVERSMSGKGFLEGTRMAAAFNMLRSGDLIWPYVVNNYMRGKDPVPFDLLYWNADSTRMAAANHSFYLRNCYLDNTLSQGRMELAGRTLSLSDIVIPVYSLAAREDHIAPAKSVFVGCHHFGGPVDFVMAGSGHIAGVVNPPEAGKYQYWSGARPVGEFENWVENAVETKGSWWPHWQSWMESHSDERVAARQPGTRSQVLGDAPGTYVKTRV; encoded by the coding sequence ATGTCGGCCGCATCCAAAACGCCGCGGGAAGACGCAAAGACCGGCGAGCAAACCGATGGAGATATTTCGGGCTCGTCAGTCGAGCAGTATCTTATACGAGACCCCGAACAGTTCGCGCTGAACTTGGCGCGGATGGTGGAGGAAGCCGGGAAGGCAGCGTCTGCATGGGTTCAGCCGCGCGAAAAGGGCGAGATCAACGACAGCGCCAATGACCAACTGACGGATATGGTCAAAACCTTTTCCAAGCTGACGGAATATTGGCTTGGCGATCCCAACCGCGCGCTTGAGGCGCAGACGCGGCTGTTTTCCGGCTACATCGGCGTGTGGCAAAATGCTCTTCTGCGGGCGGGCGGGGACACCCGTTCAGACGGTTCTGTAGAGCCTGAGCGCGGCGACCGCCGGTTCCAGGACCCGGAATGGGGCCGCAATGCATTTTTCGACTTCCTCAAGCAGGCCTATCTGGTCACCTCGCGCTGGGCTGCAGATCTGGTCGAGAATGCCGACGGGCTGGATGCGCACACGAAGCACAAGGCCGGCTTTTATATGAAGCAGGTGTCCAACGCGATTTCGCCTTCGAACTTCATCCTCACCAACCCGGAACTGTTTCGCGAGACAATCGCCTCCAACGGTGAAAACCTCATCCGCGGCATGAAAATGCTGGGCGAGGATATCGCTGCAGGAAAAGGTGAACTGAAAGTCCGGCAGGGTGATTATTCGCGTTTTTCGGTTGGCAAAAACATTGCGGTGACGCCGGGCAAAGTGGTTGCGCGCAGCGATCTGGCCGAGATCATCCAGTACACGCCGACAACTGAAACGGTGTTCAAGCGCCCTCTCCTCATCTGCCCGCCCTGGATCAACAAGTTTTATATCCTCGACCTCAACCCGCAAAAATCCTTCATCCGCTGGGCGGTAGAGCAGGGCCACACGGTGTTCGTGATTTCCTGGGTCAACCCTGACGAACGCCACGGTGCCAAGGACTGGGAAGCCTATACTCGTGACGGCCTGCAATTTGCGCTCGACTCGATCGAGACGGCCACCGGCGAAAGTGAGGTCAACGCGATCGGCTATTGCGTTGGCGGGACGCTGCTGACTGCTGCGTTGGCCCTCATGGCACAAGAGGGCGATGACCGGATTAGCACCGCGACATTCTTCACGACACAGATCGATTTCACTCACGCCGGTGATCTGAAGGTGTTTGTCGACGAGGAACAGGTGGCAGCGGTCGAGCGTTCGATGAGCGGAAAAGGATTTCTGGAAGGCACCCGCATGGCGGCAGCCTTCAACATGCTGCGCTCGGGCGATCTGATCTGGCCCTATGTCGTGAACAATTATATGCGCGGAAAGGATCCGGTACCGTTCGACCTTCTGTACTGGAACGCCGATTCCACCCGGATGGCGGCGGCCAACCATTCATTCTACCTGCGCAATTGCTATCTCGACAACACGCTGTCTCAAGGCCGGATGGAACTTGCCGGTCGAACGCTTTCGCTCAGTGACATCGTGATTCCCGTCTACAGCCTTGCCGCGCGAGAGGACCACATTGCGCCAGCCAAATCGGTTTTCGTGGGGTGCCACCATTTTGGCGGACCTGTCGATTTCGTGATGGCGGGTTCCGGCCACATTGCCGGCGTGGTCAATCCTCCGGAAGCCGGGAAATATCAATACTGGAGTGGTGCAAGGCCTGTGGGTGAGTTCGAGAATTGGGTTGAAAATGCCGTTGAAACCAAGGGATCCTGGTGGCCCCACTGGCAAAGCTGGATGGAATCCCACTCCGACGAACGCGTTGCGGCACGCCAGCCCGGCACACGTTCCCAAGTATTGGGCGACGCGCCCGGAACCTATGTCAAAACACGTGTGTAA
- a CDS encoding LL-diaminopimelate aminotransferase produces MEEFYKVRRLPPYVFEQVNRLKASARSKGADIIDLGMGNPDLPTPTAIVDKLCEVVRDPRTHRYSSSRGIPGLRRAQASYYARRFGVKLDPDSQIVATLGSKEGFANMAQAITAPGDVILCPNPTYPIHAFGFIMSGGVIRSLQAEPNTDFIPALERGMRHSIPKPLALILNYPSNPTAHVASLDFYKDVVAFAKKNDIIILSDLAYAELYFDGNPPPSVLEVPGAIDIAVEFTSMSKTFSMPGWRMGFAVGNERLISALTRVKSYLDYGAFTPIQVAAAAALNGDGEDIAEVREIYHRRRDVMVDAFGRAGWAIPAPAATMFAWAPIPEPFKHLGSLEFSKLLIENADVAVAPGIGFGEHGDDYVRLALVENEHRIRQAARSIKRFLSSATNQPDNVVPLAARR; encoded by the coding sequence ATGGAAGAATTCTACAAGGTCCGCCGCCTTCCGCCATACGTGTTTGAGCAGGTCAACCGGCTTAAGGCCAGCGCGCGCTCCAAAGGAGCTGACATTATCGATCTGGGCATGGGCAACCCCGATCTCCCGACGCCAACAGCCATTGTCGACAAACTTTGTGAAGTGGTGCGCGACCCGCGTACCCACCGCTATTCCTCATCGCGCGGCATTCCTGGCCTCAGGCGCGCGCAGGCCAGCTATTACGCGCGTCGCTTCGGCGTGAAGCTCGATCCAGATTCGCAGATCGTCGCGACGTTGGGCTCCAAGGAGGGCTTTGCCAACATGGCGCAGGCGATCACCGCGCCGGGCGATGTGATCCTGTGTCCGAACCCGACCTATCCTATTCACGCTTTCGGCTTCATCATGTCAGGCGGCGTTATCCGTTCGCTGCAGGCCGAACCAAACACCGATTTCATTCCGGCACTTGAGCGTGGCATGCGCCATTCCATTCCAAAACCGCTGGCCCTGATTTTGAACTACCCATCCAATCCGACGGCCCATGTCGCGAGCCTCGATTTCTACAAGGATGTCGTCGCTTTCGCCAAAAAGAACGACATCATCATTTTGTCGGATCTTGCCTATGCCGAACTCTATTTCGACGGCAATCCGCCGCCGTCTGTTTTGGAGGTTCCTGGTGCCATCGATATCGCGGTGGAATTCACGTCGATGTCGAAAACGTTTTCAATGCCTGGCTGGCGTATGGGGTTTGCCGTCGGCAATGAACGGCTGATCTCGGCGCTGACACGGGTCAAATCTTATCTGGACTATGGCGCGTTCACACCGATCCAGGTTGCCGCAGCTGCCGCGCTGAATGGCGACGGCGAGGATATCGCGGAGGTCCGGGAGATTTACCATCGCCGCCGCGACGTCATGGTCGATGCTTTCGGCCGCGCGGGCTGGGCCATTCCGGCGCCGGCTGCGACAATGTTTGCGTGGGCGCCGATCCCCGAACCATTCAAGCACCTTGGCTCGCTTGAGTTTTCCAAGCTTCTCATCGAAAATGCTGACGTAGCGGTAGCTCCTGGCATTGGCTTTGGCGAACATGGCGACGACTATGTACGGCTGGCACTGGTGGAGAACGAACACCGCATCCGCCAGGCTGCGCGCAGTATCAAGCGTTTCCTCTCCAGCGCAACCAATCAGCCAGACAATGTTGTGCCGCTCGCCGCAAGGCGCTAA
- a CDS encoding homoserine dehydrogenase gives MAEALRVGIAGLGTVGAAVVRIMAAKAGEFTRQCGRDLVVTAISARDRTKDRGADLSGAKWFDDPVSLAKSGDIDVFVELIGGDSGPAHDCVKAALEAGRHVVTANKALLAKHGVALAEIAESKGVLLNYEAAVAGGIPVIKTMREAMAGNSVTRVFGILNGTCNYILTRMEAEGLSFQDCLKDAQRLGYAEADPTFDIEGHDTAHKLSILTSLAFGTKIAADDIYMEGISNISQADIRAAGELGYRIKLLGVAQKTESGIEQRVHPTMVPTASVIAQVHGVTNAVAIETDIVGELLLSGPGAGGNATASAVLGDIADIAKSSPGFQHGPVFGRPAKELRPYKKAQMRTHAGGYFIRLTVHDRVGVFAAVAKRMADNSISLESIVQHAVGANEDQQKTVILVTHETTEAAVRKAVDGITKDGHLTDKPQVIRIERAG, from the coding sequence ATGGCGGAAGCATTGCGTGTTGGAATTGCTGGACTTGGCACAGTTGGAGCCGCGGTGGTCCGCATTATGGCTGCCAAAGCCGGCGAATTCACCCGCCAATGCGGGCGCGACCTCGTCGTGACCGCAATTTCAGCCCGCGACCGCACAAAAGACCGCGGCGCGGATCTGAGCGGCGCAAAATGGTTCGATGACCCGGTCTCACTGGCGAAATCTGGCGACATTGATGTTTTTGTCGAACTGATCGGCGGCGATTCCGGGCCCGCCCATGACTGCGTAAAGGCGGCGCTGGAGGCTGGCCGTCACGTGGTGACCGCGAATAAGGCATTGCTTGCGAAACACGGCGTGGCGCTGGCGGAAATCGCCGAATCCAAAGGCGTTCTTCTGAACTACGAGGCAGCCGTTGCCGGTGGCATTCCGGTCATCAAGACAATGCGCGAGGCGATGGCCGGCAATAGCGTCACCCGTGTTTTCGGGATTCTCAATGGCACCTGCAACTACATTTTGACCCGTATGGAAGCTGAAGGCCTTTCTTTTCAGGACTGTCTGAAGGACGCCCAGCGGCTTGGCTATGCGGAAGCGGACCCGACATTTGACATCGAAGGTCACGACACCGCCCACAAGCTGTCGATCCTCACCAGCCTTGCCTTTGGCACCAAGATCGCAGCCGACGACATCTATATGGAAGGCATCTCCAACATTAGCCAGGCCGATATTCGCGCCGCCGGTGAACTGGGCTACCGAATCAAGCTTTTGGGTGTCGCGCAGAAGACCGAAAGTGGCATTGAACAGCGCGTCCACCCCACCATGGTGCCCACTGCCAGCGTTATCGCGCAGGTTCATGGCGTCACCAATGCCGTGGCGATCGAGACTGATATTGTCGGCGAGCTTCTCCTGTCCGGCCCAGGCGCAGGCGGCAACGCCACCGCATCGGCAGTGCTGGGTGATATCGCTGATATCGCCAAGAGTAGCCCAGGCTTCCAGCACGGCCCGGTATTTGGCCGCCCGGCTAAGGAACTGCGACCATATAAGAAGGCGCAGATGCGCACTCATGCCGGCGGCTATTTTATTCGTTTGACGGTGCATGACCGTGTCGGCGTCTTCGCTGCCGTGGCAAAGCGGATGGCCGACAATTCGATATCGCTGGAATCCATTGTTCAGCACGCTGTCGGCGCCAACGAAGACCAGCAGAAGACAGTGATCCTCGTCACCCACGAGACCACCGAGGCGGCTGTTCGCAAGGCGGTCGACGGCATCACCAAGGATGGGCATCTGACCGACAAGCCGCAGGTGATCCGCATCGAGCGCGCCGGATAA
- the glpX gene encoding class II fructose-bisphosphatase, whose product MANNAMAGLDRILTMELVRVTERAAVAAARLRGRGDEMAADQVAVDAMRSELNRLPIRGTVVIGEGERDEAPMLYIGEVVGSGDGPAVDIALDPLEGTTICAKNLPNSLAVIAIAEKGSLLYAPDVYMDKIAIGPGYPAGLINLEASPAENIAALAKAKGVPVGEIAACILDRPRHAKLIEAVRATGAAIRLIGDGDVAGVIHTTDPDETGIDIYLGTGGAPEGVLAAAALRCIGGQMQGRLLLDSDEKIARAATMGITDPNKIYRADEMARGDVLFAATGVTDGNMLAGVKFNRDSIETHTLVLRSSSRTVREIKARHQDLDKF is encoded by the coding sequence ATGGCAAACAATGCGATGGCCGGTCTCGACCGCATTCTCACGATGGAACTTGTACGCGTGACCGAGCGCGCCGCCGTTGCGGCTGCCCGCTTGCGCGGGCGCGGCGACGAAATGGCAGCGGATCAGGTCGCAGTCGATGCGATGCGCTCAGAACTGAACCGGCTCCCTATTCGCGGCACGGTGGTGATCGGTGAGGGCGAGCGCGACGAAGCCCCAATGCTTTACATCGGCGAAGTGGTGGGCAGCGGCGATGGCCCTGCAGTCGATATTGCGCTCGATCCACTGGAAGGCACCACGATCTGTGCCAAGAACCTGCCCAACTCTCTGGCCGTCATCGCGATTGCCGAAAAAGGCAGCCTTCTTTACGCGCCCGATGTCTACATGGACAAAATCGCGATTGGACCCGGCTATCCAGCCGGCCTGATCAATCTCGAAGCATCACCGGCAGAAAATATTGCAGCACTCGCCAAAGCCAAGGGTGTTCCTGTCGGGGAGATTGCCGCCTGCATTCTCGACCGGCCACGCCATGCAAAGCTGATCGAGGCCGTGCGTGCCACGGGCGCTGCCATCCGCCTCATCGGCGATGGCGATGTTGCCGGTGTCATCCACACCACTGATCCCGATGAGACCGGCATCGACATCTATCTCGGCACCGGCGGTGCGCCTGAAGGCGTGCTGGCAGCTGCAGCGCTGCGCTGCATTGGTGGCCAAATGCAGGGCCGCTTGCTTCTGGATTCGGACGAAAAGATTGCGCGCGCCGCAACGATGGGCATCACCGACCCGAACAAGATCTACCGGGCCGACGAAATGGCGCGGGGCGACGTTCTGTTCGCCGCAACCGGTGTGACCGACGGCAACATGCTGGCCGGCGTCAAGTTCAACCGTGATTCGATCGAGACGCACACGCTGGTGCTGCGCTCCTCGTCGAGAACGGTTCGCGAAATCAAGGCGCGCCATCAGGATCTCGACAAATTCTGA
- the recJ gene encoding single-stranded-DNA-specific exonuclease RecJ has translation MSAERRHFLGVKQSATGLAWEHRLNERQEVAALAIAQGHGVSDLVARVLAGRGVSAEDTERFLDPTIRDLLPNPASLTDMDRAATRIAEAITRREQVAIFGDYDVDGAASSALLKRFLAHFGITAEIYIPDRIFEGYGPNPEAMRDLVARGASLIVTVDCGTNSAVSIAAAREAGADVVVLDHHQVGGALPADTPVVNPNREDDLSGQGHLCAAGVVFVTLVHTAKRLREQNFGAPFDLLTQLDLVALATICDVVPLTGVNRAFVVKGIQMMRQQLNPGLAALARVARIGEPMNVFHLSFLLGPRINAGGRIGDAALGARLLVTEDPVDATTIAQTLDRLNQERQAMEQEMLAAARAEADAETAGGAGPAILVTASESWHPGIVGLLASRLKDHARRPAFAIAFGANGTGTGSGRSVPGFDLGRLVREAFERGLIVKGGGHAMAAGITVERAKLGALRAFFEEQAASDIFRLRNEESLSIDGALSAEGVTFDLLDAMEKAGPFGQGYPQPVLVLPRHQLIDARLVGANHIRADLKSISGRRVQAIAFRAADTPLGDFLVRNRGASIHVAGSISGNYWNGARQVQFRIIDAARAE, from the coding sequence ATGAGCGCTGAGCGGCGCCATTTTCTGGGTGTAAAGCAGTCGGCTACCGGGCTCGCCTGGGAACACCGGCTTAACGAGCGTCAGGAAGTGGCGGCGCTGGCAATTGCGCAGGGCCACGGCGTATCTGATTTGGTGGCCCGGGTTCTGGCGGGGCGGGGTGTCTCGGCTGAGGATACCGAGCGTTTTCTCGACCCGACCATCCGCGATCTGCTGCCCAACCCCGCTTCACTCACCGACATGGACCGGGCCGCGACGCGCATAGCCGAGGCCATCACGCGCCGCGAGCAGGTAGCCATCTTCGGTGATTATGATGTTGATGGTGCAGCGTCATCAGCGCTGCTGAAGCGCTTTCTGGCCCATTTTGGCATCACGGCTGAAATCTACATCCCTGACCGCATATTCGAAGGTTATGGCCCCAACCCGGAAGCCATGCGTGATCTCGTGGCGCGTGGTGCATCGTTGATCGTCACCGTCGATTGCGGAACCAACAGCGCCGTCTCCATCGCTGCTGCGCGGGAGGCGGGCGCTGATGTTGTGGTGCTTGACCACCATCAGGTTGGTGGAGCGCTGCCTGCCGATACCCCGGTGGTCAACCCCAACCGGGAAGACGATCTGTCAGGGCAGGGGCATTTGTGTGCCGCCGGCGTGGTCTTTGTCACGCTGGTGCACACCGCAAAACGGCTGCGAGAGCAGAATTTTGGAGCGCCGTTTGATCTGTTGACGCAGCTCGATCTGGTAGCGCTTGCCACTATCTGCGATGTCGTGCCGCTCACCGGCGTCAACCGTGCCTTTGTCGTAAAGGGCATCCAGATGATGCGCCAGCAACTCAATCCGGGGCTGGCAGCGCTGGCGCGTGTGGCGCGTATCGGTGAACCGATGAACGTATTTCACCTGTCCTTCCTGCTCGGGCCCCGCATCAATGCGGGCGGCCGCATTGGCGATGCCGCATTGGGCGCGCGCCTTCTGGTCACCGAAGATCCTGTCGATGCCACCACGATTGCACAGACGCTCGATCGGCTGAATCAGGAACGCCAGGCCATGGAGCAGGAGATGCTGGCTGCTGCCCGTGCCGAGGCCGATGCGGAGACAGCAGGTGGTGCTGGACCGGCAATCCTCGTCACTGCGAGCGAGAGCTGGCATCCGGGCATCGTCGGGCTGCTCGCATCGCGGCTGAAGGATCATGCCCGCCGGCCAGCCTTTGCCATCGCTTTCGGCGCTAATGGTACCGGCACGGGTTCAGGCCGCTCGGTGCCGGGCTTTGACCTTGGTCGGTTGGTCCGCGAGGCCTTTGAGCGCGGGCTGATCGTCAAAGGCGGCGGCCACGCGATGGCAGCCGGCATCACGGTGGAACGTGCGAAACTGGGTGCCTTGCGGGCCTTTTTCGAAGAGCAGGCTGCCTCCGACATATTTCGCCTGCGCAATGAGGAAAGCCTCAGCATCGACGGCGCCCTTTCAGCTGAAGGCGTCACGTTCGATCTGCTTGATGCCATGGAAAAAGCCGGTCCGTTCGGTCAGGGTTATCCGCAACCGGTGCTGGTCTTGCCCCGTCACCAGCTCATTGATGCCAGACTGGTGGGCGCTAACCACATCCGCGCCGACTTGAAGAGCATTTCCGGGCGGCGTGTGCAGGCAATCGCCTTCCGTGCCGCAGACACGCCGCTGGGTGATTTTCTGGTCAGAAACAGGGGCGCTAGCATCCATGTTGCCGGCTCGATCTCCGGCAATTACTGGAATGGCGCGCGTCAGGTTCAGTTCAGGATCATCGACGCAGCGCGCGCCGAATAG